Proteins encoded within one genomic window of Panicum virgatum strain AP13 chromosome 1N, P.virgatum_v5, whole genome shotgun sequence:
- the LOC120657651 gene encoding AT-hook motif nuclear-localized protein 19-like — protein sequence MANRWWTGHLNLPEQQPSGSSAPKTEPPPVQDPEPSPAGGAPGADHADETNESGGGEPREGAVVAAPNRRPRGRPPGSKNKPKPPIFVTRDSPNALRSHVMEVAGGADVADAIAQFSRRRQRGVCVLSGAGTVSNVALRQPSAPGAVVALHGRFEILSLTGTFLPGPAPPGSTGLTVYLAGGQGQVVGGSVVGSLIAAGPVMVTASTFANATYERLPLDEEEEAGPAPPMPDPLLGGAAHGIADPSALPMFNLPPSNGQQLGGGDGFPWAHPRPPY from the coding sequence ATGGCAAACCGGTGGTGGACCGGCCACCTGAACCTGCCGGAGCAGCAGCCGTCCGGCTCGTCGGCCCCCAAGACCGAGCCCCCGCCCGTCCAAGACCCAGAGCCCAGCCCGGCAGGGGGCGCGCCGGGGGCCGACCACGCCGACGAGACCAACGAGTCCGGTGGCGGCGAGCCGCGCGAGGGCGCCGTGGTCGCGGCGCCCAACCGGCGCCCGCGTGGCCGCCCGCCGGGCTCCAAGAACAAGCCCAAGCCGCCCATCTTCGTGACGCGCGACAGCCCCAACGCGCTGCGCAGCCACGTGATggaggtggcgggcggcgccgacGTGGCCGACGCTATCGCGCAgttctcgcgccgccgccagcgcggcGTCTGCGTGCTCAGCGGCGCCGGGACCGTGTCCAACGTCGCGCTGCGCCAGCCGTCCGCgcccggcgccgtcgtcgcgcTCCACGGGCGCTTCGAGATCCTCTCGCTCACCGGCACCTTCCTCCcgggccccgcgccgccggggtCCACGGGGCTCACCGTGTACCTGGCCGGCGGGCAGGGGCAGGTGGTTGGCGGCAGCGTCGTGGGCTCGCTCATCGCGGCCGGGCCGGTCATGGTGACTGCGTCCACGTTCGCCAACGCCACCTACGAGCGCCTGCCgctcgacgaggaggaggaagcaggcCCAGCCCCGCCGATGCCCGACCCGCTCTTGGGCGGCGCCGCCCACGGGATCGCCGACCCGTCGGCGCTGCCGATGTTCAACTTGCCGCCGAGCAACGGGCAGCAGCTCGGCGGGGGCGACGGCTTCCCATGGGCGCACCCTCGGCCACCGTACTGA